A genomic stretch from Pseudomonas sp. MUP55 includes:
- a CDS encoding disulfide bond formation protein B produces the protein MSDEMRLGRERRFLVLLGIICLALIGGALYMQVVLGEAPCPLCILQRYALLLIALFAFIGAAMRTKGAVTFFEGLVVLSALGGVAAAGHHVYTQFFPQVSCGIDVLQPIVDELPLAKVFPLGFQVDGFCSTPYPPILGLSLAQWALVAFVLTVILVPLCIYRNRHPKA, from the coding sequence ATGAGTGACGAAATGCGTTTGGGCAGGGAGCGGCGCTTTCTGGTGTTGCTGGGCATCATCTGCCTGGCGCTGATCGGCGGCGCGCTGTACATGCAAGTGGTGTTGGGCGAAGCGCCGTGCCCGCTGTGCATCCTGCAGCGCTACGCCTTGCTGCTGATTGCGCTCTTTGCGTTCATCGGCGCCGCGATGCGTACCAAGGGAGCCGTCACGTTCTTTGAAGGGCTGGTGGTCCTCAGCGCCTTGGGCGGCGTGGCCGCGGCCGGTCATCACGTGTACACCCAGTTCTTCCCTCAGGTCAGCTGCGGCATCGATGTGTTGCAGCCGATCGTCGATGAGCTGCCCCTGGCCAAAGTGTTTCCCCTGGGCTTTCAGGTCGACGGCTTCTGCAGCACGCCCTATCCGCCCATCCTCGGCCTTTCGCTGGCGCAATGGGCCTTGGTGGCCTTCGTGCTGACGGTGATCCTGGTGCCGTTGTGCATCTATCGCAATCGCCACCCCAAAGCCTGA
- the hmpA gene encoding NO-inducible flavohemoprotein: protein MLSAQDRAIIKSTVPLLESGGEALITHFYRMMLAEYPQVRPLFNQAHQASGDQPRALANGVLMYARHIDQLDQLGDLVAKIINKHVALQILPEHYPIVGACLLRAISEVLGSEIATPEVMSAWGAAYGQLADILIGAEAAIYDEKAQAPGGWRGARPFLLVKRVEESDEITSFYFAPVDNGPILEAAPGQYIGMKLVLDGEEVRRNYSLSALSDSGLYRISVKREAGGRVSNYLHDQLQVGASIDLFPPAGEFTLAGSDKPLVLISGGVGITPTLPMLEAALATERPVHFIHCARNGSVHAFRDWVDTLAARHPQLKRFYCYAEDDGVSPAADTVGLLSQEQLAAWLPEQRDIDAYFLGPKGFMAAIKRHLKALGVPEKQSRYEFFGPAAALE, encoded by the coding sequence ATGCTGAGTGCCCAAGACCGTGCCATCATCAAATCCACTGTGCCGTTGCTGGAAAGCGGCGGCGAAGCGTTGATCACCCATTTCTACCGCATGATGCTGGCCGAGTACCCGCAAGTTCGCCCACTGTTCAACCAGGCCCACCAGGCCAGCGGCGACCAGCCCCGTGCCTTGGCCAATGGCGTGCTGATGTATGCGCGGCACATCGACCAGTTGGACCAGTTGGGCGACCTGGTGGCCAAGATCATCAACAAGCATGTGGCCTTGCAGATCCTGCCGGAACACTACCCCATCGTCGGGGCCTGCCTGCTGCGCGCAATTTCCGAAGTGCTGGGCAGCGAGATTGCCACCCCAGAGGTGATGAGTGCCTGGGGCGCGGCGTACGGTCAGTTGGCGGATATCCTGATCGGTGCCGAAGCGGCTATCTACGACGAAAAAGCCCAGGCGCCCGGCGGCTGGCGCGGTGCGCGGCCGTTCCTGCTGGTCAAGCGCGTGGAGGAGAGCGACGAAATTACCTCGTTCTACTTCGCCCCGGTGGACAACGGCCCGATCCTCGAGGCTGCCCCCGGCCAGTACATCGGCATGAAACTGGTGCTCGATGGCGAGGAAGTACGCCGCAACTATTCCCTGTCGGCGTTGAGCGATAGCGGCCTGTACCGCATCAGCGTCAAGCGCGAAGCCGGTGGGCGGGTGTCCAACTACCTGCATGACCAGCTGCAGGTCGGCGCGAGCATTGACCTGTTCCCGCCTGCCGGCGAGTTCACCCTGGCCGGCAGCGATAAGCCGCTGGTGCTGATCAGCGGCGGTGTGGGCATTACGCCCACCCTGCCGATGCTCGAAGCGGCACTGGCCACCGAGCGCCCCGTGCACTTTATCCACTGTGCGCGTAACGGCTCGGTGCATGCGTTCCGTGACTGGGTGGACACCCTGGCGGCCAGGCACCCGCAGCTCAAGCGCTTCTACTGCTACGCCGAGGATGACGGCGTGAGCCCGGCGGCGGACACCGTCGGCCTGCTGAGCCAGGAGCAACTGGCCGCGTGGCTGCCCGAGCAGCGTGACATTGATGCCTACTTCCTGGGCCCTAAAGGCTTCATGGCGGCGATCAAGCGCCACCTCAAGGCCCTGGGTGTACCGGAGAAACAGAGCCGCTACGAATTCTTCGGCCCGGCTGCCGCCCTGGAGTAA
- the norR gene encoding nitric oxide reductase transcriptional regulator NorR, producing MTAQSLLTTLLPLVADLSRELPEGERYRRLLQAMRALLPCDAAALLRLEGEWLVPLAVDGLSADTLGRRFKISEHPRFEVLLSSPGPTRFDSDSDLPDPYDGLVDGLHGHLEVHDCMGCPLFIDDQPWGLLTLDALDTERFERVELDALQAFASLAAATVNVAERIERLALRAEDEHQRAEIYRQASGQQHTEMIGQSKAHKHLVEEIKLVGGSDLTVLITGETGVGKELVAQAIHAASSRADKPMISLNCAALPETLVESELFGHVRGAFTGALNERRGKFELANGGTLFLDEVGELSLTVQAKLLRVLQSGQLQRLGSDKEHQVNVRLIAATNRDLAEEVRNGRYRADFYHRLSVYPLRVPALRERGRDVLLLAGFFLEQNRSRMGLGSLRLTGDAQAALLAYDWPGNVRELEHLIGRSALKALGHRRERPKILSLSAVDLDLPAVSATPVQAPVAAITEVTGDLRQATEHYQRQIISACLARHQHNWASAARELGLDRANLGRMAKRLGMK from the coding sequence ATGACTGCGCAATCGCTGCTCACCACGCTGCTGCCCCTGGTCGCTGACTTGTCGCGGGAACTGCCTGAAGGCGAGCGCTATCGACGCCTGCTGCAAGCCATGCGCGCCCTGCTGCCATGTGATGCCGCCGCGTTGCTGCGCCTGGAGGGCGAGTGGCTGGTGCCGCTGGCCGTGGACGGCTTGAGCGCCGACACCCTGGGCCGACGCTTCAAGATCAGCGAGCACCCGCGATTCGAAGTGCTGCTGAGCAGCCCCGGCCCCACCCGCTTTGACAGCGACAGCGACTTGCCCGACCCCTATGACGGCCTGGTCGATGGCCTGCACGGGCACCTGGAAGTTCACGATTGCATGGGTTGTCCGCTGTTTATCGACGACCAACCGTGGGGCCTGCTGACCCTGGACGCCCTCGACACCGAACGCTTTGAGCGGGTCGAACTCGATGCCCTGCAAGCCTTTGCCAGCCTCGCCGCGGCCACGGTCAACGTCGCCGAGCGCATTGAACGCCTGGCGTTGCGCGCCGAAGACGAGCACCAGCGTGCCGAAATCTATCGCCAGGCCAGCGGTCAGCAGCACACGGAGATGATCGGCCAGAGCAAGGCGCACAAGCACTTGGTCGAGGAAATCAAACTGGTGGGCGGCAGTGACCTGACCGTGCTGATTACCGGCGAAACCGGCGTCGGCAAGGAGTTGGTTGCCCAGGCGATCCACGCCGCGTCCTCGCGAGCCGACAAACCCATGATCAGCCTCAACTGCGCCGCGCTGCCCGAAACCCTGGTGGAAAGCGAGCTGTTCGGCCATGTGCGCGGCGCCTTCACCGGTGCGCTGAATGAGCGCCGGGGCAAGTTCGAACTGGCCAATGGCGGTACGTTATTTCTGGACGAGGTGGGCGAGTTGTCGCTGACCGTGCAGGCCAAACTGCTGCGGGTGCTGCAAAGCGGCCAGTTGCAGCGCCTGGGGTCGGACAAGGAGCATCAGGTGAATGTGCGCCTGATTGCCGCCACCAATCGCGACCTGGCCGAAGAAGTCCGTAATGGCCGCTACCGCGCCGACTTCTACCACCGCTTGAGCGTCTACCCCCTGCGGGTGCCAGCGTTGCGTGAACGTGGGCGCGATGTGCTGCTGCTGGCCGGCTTTTTTCTGGAACAGAACCGCTCACGCATGGGCCTGGGCAGTCTGCGCCTGACGGGCGATGCCCAGGCGGCGCTGCTGGCCTACGACTGGCCGGGCAATGTACGCGAGCTCGAACATTTGATCGGACGCAGCGCGCTCAAAGCCCTGGGCCATCGCCGCGAGCGGCCGAAGATCCTCAGCCTGAGCGCTGTGGATCTGGACCTGCCTGCTGTCAGCGCAACCCCCGTCCAAGCACCGGTTGCTGCCATTACCGAAGTCACCGGCGACCTGCGCCAGGCCACCGAGCACTACCAGCGCCAGATCATCAGCGCCTGCCTTGCGCGCCATCAACACAACTGGGCCAGTGCCGCCCGCGAATTGGGCCTGGACCGCGCCAACCTGGGCCGAATGGCCAAGCGCCTTGGAATGAAATAA
- a CDS encoding DMT family transporter: protein MNLFLYLLTVLIWGTTWIALKWQLGVVAIPVSIVYRFALAALVLFVLLLLSRRLQVMNRRGHLICLAQGLCLFCVNFMCFLTASQWIPSGLVAVVFSTATLWNALNARVFFGQRVARNVLMGGGLGLLGLGLLFWPELAGHAASPQTLLGLGLALLGTMCFSAGNMLSSLQQKAGLRPLTTNAWGMAYGAAMLAAYCAVRGIPFEMDWSARYLGALGYLVIPGSVIGFTAYLTLVGRMGPERAAYCTVLFPVVALNVSAFAEGYQWTAPALAGLVLVMLGNVLVFRKPKGVSPVFKAKTV, encoded by the coding sequence ATGAACCTTTTCCTGTATCTACTCACCGTGCTGATCTGGGGCACCACCTGGATCGCACTCAAATGGCAGCTGGGCGTGGTGGCGATTCCCGTGTCGATCGTCTATCGCTTCGCCCTGGCGGCCCTGGTGCTGTTCGTGTTGCTGCTGCTCAGCCGCCGACTGCAAGTGATGAACCGGCGCGGGCACCTGATTTGCCTGGCCCAGGGCCTGTGCCTGTTCTGCGTCAACTTCATGTGTTTTCTCACCGCCAGCCAGTGGATCCCCAGCGGGCTGGTGGCGGTGGTGTTTTCCACGGCAACCTTGTGGAACGCGCTGAACGCCCGCGTGTTTTTCGGCCAGCGGGTCGCACGCAATGTGTTGATGGGCGGCGGCCTTGGCTTGCTCGGCCTGGGCTTGCTGTTCTGGCCCGAGTTGGCGGGGCACGCCGCCAGCCCGCAGACCCTGCTCGGCCTGGGCTTGGCGTTGCTGGGCACGATGTGTTTTTCGGCGGGCAATATGCTGTCCAGCCTGCAGCAGAAAGCCGGGCTGCGGCCCCTGACCACCAACGCCTGGGGCATGGCCTATGGCGCAGCGATGCTGGCGGCCTATTGCGCCGTGCGCGGTATACCGTTCGAGATGGACTGGAGCGCACGTTACCTTGGCGCCCTGGGATACCTGGTGATACCAGGCTCGGTGATTGGCTTTACCGCCTACCTGACGCTGGTGGGCCGCATGGGGCCGGAGCGGGCGGCGTACTGCACCGTGTTGTTTCCGGTGGTGGCGCTGAACGTGTCGGCATTTGCCGAAGGTTATCAGTGGACGGCCCCGGCGCTGGCGGGGTTGGTGCTGGTGATGCTGGGCAATGTGCTGGTGTTCCGTAAGCCTAAGGGTGTGAGCCCGGTCTTCAAGGCCAAGACAGTCTAA
- a CDS encoding helix-turn-helix domain-containing protein encodes MPELESLQVFQALNRSPNARLEACAELGDGLSAALWSNHHDAQDYQAPSHHTLSCYIGGGTGTFRRDQPGTKGGPDKLCILPAEHQSAWVINGEIRLAHVYFSPEQFALGCITLLDREPRELQLRESTFLEDASQAARFHQLIALNWQEPGERLLTSSLAHEMLSHTLLSQVGAREGLRVKGGLAAHQRRRLVEYIEHHLQDAISLGQLADLCALSEYHFARMFRQSFGLPPHQYLLTRRLARAQSLLRSSALAIGEIACRCGFSSASHFNQRFRQAMGAAPGDYRQAFGR; translated from the coding sequence ATGCCTGAGCTCGAATCCCTGCAAGTCTTTCAAGCCCTCAACCGCTCGCCCAACGCACGGCTGGAAGCCTGCGCCGAGCTCGGTGACGGTTTGTCCGCGGCGCTGTGGAGCAACCACCACGATGCCCAGGATTATCAGGCGCCCAGCCATCACACCTTGTCGTGCTACATCGGCGGCGGCACCGGCACCTTTCGCCGTGACCAGCCGGGCACCAAGGGCGGTCCCGACAAGCTGTGCATCCTGCCGGCCGAGCATCAATCCGCCTGGGTGATCAATGGAGAGATTCGCCTGGCCCATGTGTATTTCAGCCCCGAACAATTCGCCCTCGGCTGCATCACCCTGCTCGACCGCGAACCCCGTGAACTGCAACTGCGCGAAAGCACCTTCCTTGAAGACGCCAGCCAGGCCGCACGCTTTCACCAGTTGATCGCCCTCAACTGGCAAGAACCCGGCGAGCGCCTGCTGACCAGCAGCCTGGCCCATGAAATGCTCAGCCATACCCTGCTCAGCCAGGTCGGCGCCCGCGAGGGGCTGCGCGTCAAAGGTGGGTTGGCCGCGCACCAGCGGCGGCGGTTGGTGGAGTACATCGAGCATCACCTGCAGGACGCCATCAGCCTCGGCCAACTCGCCGATCTGTGCGCCCTGTCGGAGTACCATTTCGCGCGCATGTTCCGGCAAAGCTTCGGCCTGCCGCCGCACCAGTACCTGCTGACGCGCCGGCTGGCCCGTGCGCAGAGCTTGTTGCGCAGCAGCGCCCTGGCCATAGGCGAGATAGCCTGCAGGTGCGGTTTTTCCAGCGCCAGTCATTTCAACCAGCGCTTTCGCCAGGCCATGGGGGCCGCGCCTGGGGATTATCGCCAGGCGTTTGGCCGCTAG
- a CDS encoding LuxR C-terminal-related transcriptional regulator — protein sequence MTAMTRCLDRPGFMPRLSAHHVLRPRLAGPLLAAPARVKLLCAPGGSGKSALLAECALQAPPGCQVYWLALNGVVACPVDFSRRLAHSLGLAYTDEATLLLDLGRWQSRAWLCLDDFCRLPAPELDALLDRLLTASSPALTWWLGARRRPACNWPRLLLDDELLECGSAELAFNATEAQALLGPGQSVDSVMQFSAGWCAGVRIALLGDGHPDKTVLDYLQHEVFSSLPAELAEAWRVLANLPRFNTGLCEHLFGSGDGARYLRELQALGAFIQPWEGSTEWLHIFPPLARVLREEPWAAKRAWHRRACQWFSAEQDWQAAFEQALLAQEYEGAVSLLQHFSFEDLFRGQNALLLLRLHEQHGDELMLGSAQLVGLVTAALLFAGRFEQAALCIDQLSRFAPRPTATAQRHLVARWQAQVGWLLHLSGDAEHSRAHFLEALQALPESAWTSRLMCLSGLTQQAMLRGELDVAQGLNREALCLARAHGSLVLEALLELDHAQLLEQRGAPYRAQSLLESVQAMLVGQRLQAGPLMGRIALRRGHLALRQGQDALANECFESGLDICLHSQDKRVLYGFLGLALLAANRGDYAQAFIQLRDAERLMQQRHVPVVVYRAVLLLISGHFWLQQGRAELTVQAMRRVLRHFQGPCAKQAPPATLELIPRLEYLLVLAEVRLGCAERPLERLSALLDNTRQRGMLCLETELQLVLGEVSWRLGDPAQARLALQAGLELAGRCQVQQAVRELRLRAPGLLSELGLEPQASPACVTENPLSQRELEVLQLIALGNSNLEIADRLYISLHTVKTHARRIHSKLGVERRTQAVAKAKTLGLMG from the coding sequence ATGACCGCCATGACACGCTGCCTGGACCGTCCTGGATTCATGCCTCGGCTGTCCGCTCACCATGTGTTGCGCCCGCGTCTTGCCGGACCTTTGCTCGCAGCACCGGCAAGGGTGAAGTTGCTGTGCGCGCCGGGTGGCAGTGGCAAGAGCGCGCTGCTCGCCGAGTGCGCCTTGCAGGCGCCGCCTGGGTGTCAGGTTTACTGGCTGGCGCTCAATGGTGTGGTTGCATGCCCTGTGGATTTCTCCCGGCGCCTGGCCCACAGCCTGGGGCTGGCGTATACGGATGAAGCGACGTTATTGCTCGATCTGGGCCGTTGGCAATCCAGGGCGTGGTTGTGCCTGGACGATTTCTGCCGCTTGCCTGCTCCCGAGCTGGATGCCTTGCTGGACCGCTTGCTCACTGCCAGCAGCCCGGCGCTGACCTGGTGGCTGGGTGCGCGACGCCGGCCGGCGTGCAATTGGCCGCGACTGCTGCTTGACGACGAACTGTTGGAATGTGGCAGCGCTGAACTGGCCTTCAATGCTACGGAGGCCCAGGCATTGCTCGGCCCCGGGCAGAGCGTCGATAGCGTCATGCAGTTCAGCGCGGGGTGGTGCGCCGGCGTGCGCATCGCGTTGCTCGGCGACGGCCATCCCGATAAAACCGTACTTGATTATCTGCAACACGAAGTGTTCAGCAGCTTGCCGGCGGAACTGGCCGAAGCCTGGCGGGTGCTGGCCAATCTGCCGCGTTTCAATACGGGCCTGTGTGAACATTTGTTCGGCTCTGGAGACGGCGCACGGTACCTGCGGGAGCTGCAAGCGCTCGGTGCGTTCATCCAGCCCTGGGAAGGCAGCACTGAATGGCTGCACATCTTCCCGCCCCTGGCGCGCGTGCTGCGCGAAGAACCCTGGGCCGCCAAGCGCGCCTGGCATCGGCGCGCCTGCCAGTGGTTCAGCGCCGAGCAGGACTGGCAGGCCGCCTTCGAGCAGGCGTTGCTGGCGCAGGAATATGAAGGGGCGGTGAGCCTGCTGCAGCACTTCAGTTTCGAAGACTTGTTCCGCGGGCAGAATGCCTTGCTGCTGTTGCGCCTGCATGAGCAGCATGGCGATGAACTGATGCTCGGCTCGGCGCAATTGGTAGGCCTGGTCACGGCCGCACTGCTGTTTGCCGGGCGGTTTGAGCAGGCGGCGTTGTGCATCGACCAGTTGTCCCGCTTCGCGCCGCGACCGACGGCAACTGCGCAGCGCCATCTGGTGGCGCGCTGGCAGGCGCAAGTGGGCTGGTTGCTGCACTTGAGCGGCGATGCCGAGCATTCCCGGGCGCATTTTCTTGAGGCGCTGCAAGCCTTGCCCGAGAGCGCCTGGACATCGCGCCTGATGTGCCTGTCGGGCCTGACCCAGCAAGCCATGCTGCGCGGTGAACTGGACGTTGCTCAAGGCCTGAACCGTGAAGCGCTGTGTCTGGCCCGCGCCCACGGCTCGCTGGTATTGGAGGCCTTGCTTGAGCTGGATCACGCCCAGCTGCTGGAACAGCGCGGCGCGCCTTATCGGGCGCAAAGCCTGTTGGAAAGCGTGCAGGCGATGCTGGTCGGGCAGCGCTTGCAGGCCGGGCCACTGATGGGGCGGATCGCCCTGCGGCGCGGGCATCTGGCATTGCGCCAGGGGCAGGACGCATTGGCGAACGAGTGTTTCGAGTCCGGTTTGGACATCTGTCTGCACAGCCAGGACAAGCGTGTGCTTTACGGGTTTCTCGGGCTGGCGTTGCTGGCGGCCAATCGCGGTGACTACGCCCAGGCGTTTATCCAACTGCGCGACGCCGAACGGCTGATGCAGCAGCGCCACGTGCCCGTCGTGGTGTACCGCGCGGTTCTTTTGCTGATCAGCGGGCATTTCTGGTTGCAGCAAGGGCGCGCCGAATTGACCGTGCAAGCGATGCGCCGCGTGCTGCGTCACTTTCAAGGGCCCTGCGCCAAGCAGGCACCGCCGGCCACCCTGGAATTGATCCCGCGTCTTGAGTACCTGCTGGTGTTGGCCGAGGTCAGGCTGGGCTGCGCTGAACGCCCGCTGGAACGGCTCAGCGCCTTGCTCGACAACACCCGGCAACGCGGCATGCTGTGCCTTGAAACCGAGCTGCAGCTGGTGCTGGGGGAGGTGAGCTGGCGGCTGGGCGACCCGGCCCAGGCGCGACTGGCGCTGCAAGCCGGGCTGGAATTGGCGGGGCGTTGCCAGGTGCAGCAGGCGGTTCGCGAGTTGCGTTTACGTGCGCCGGGGCTATTGAGCGAGTTGGGGCTCGAACCGCAAGCCTCGCCAGCCTGCGTCACGGAAAACCCGCTGAGCCAGCGCGAATTGGAAGTGCTGCAGTTGATCGCCCTGGGCAATTCCAACCTGGAAATTGCCGACCGTCTGTATATCTCGCTGCACACCGTCAAGACCCACGCGCGGCGTATCCACAGCAAACTGGGGGTGGAGCGGCGCACCCAGGCCGTGGCCAAGGCCAAGACCCTGGGCCTGATGGGCTAG
- a CDS encoding DUF1329 domain-containing protein produces MRKTIAVLALSLLAAHVMAAVSPEEAAKLGTTLTPVGAEKAGNADGSIPAWTGGIPKNAGAVDSKGFLADPFASEKPLFVITAATVDKYKDKLSDGQVAMFKRYPETYKIPVYPSHRTVNLPADIYESIKRSALNVKAINDGNGLENFTGNRYYAFPIPKNGVEVLWNHITRYHGGNLRRIITQATPQTNGSYTPIRFEEEVAVPQAIPDIDQAKAANVLSYFKQSVTAPARLAGNVLLVHETLDQVKEPRLAWIYNAGQRRVRRAPQVSYDGPGTASDGLRTTDNFDMFSGAPDRYDWKLVGKKELYIPYNSYKLDSPSLKYDDIIKAGHINQDLTRYELHRVWEVVGTVKPSERHIYAKRHMYIDEDSWQVALVDHYDGRGQLWRVAEGHAQFYYDHQVPAYTVETLYDLIAGRYIALGMKNEEKSSFVFGFAAKAADYTPAALRSEGVR; encoded by the coding sequence ATGCGTAAGACAATTGCAGTGCTGGCCCTGAGCCTGTTGGCCGCCCACGTGATGGCCGCGGTATCGCCGGAAGAAGCCGCCAAGCTGGGCACCACCCTGACCCCGGTGGGCGCGGAAAAGGCCGGCAACGCCGATGGCTCGATTCCGGCCTGGACCGGCGGCATCCCGAAAAACGCCGGCGCGGTGGACAGCAAGGGCTTTCTCGCCGACCCGTTCGCCAGTGAAAAACCGCTGTTCGTGATCACCGCCGCCACCGTCGACAAGTACAAGGACAAGCTCTCCGACGGCCAGGTGGCGATGTTCAAGCGCTACCCCGAAACCTACAAGATCCCGGTGTATCCGAGCCACCGTACGGTCAACCTGCCGGCGGACATCTACGAGTCGATCAAGCGCAGCGCCCTGAACGTCAAGGCGATCAACGACGGCAACGGCCTGGAGAACTTCACCGGTAACCGTTACTACGCGTTCCCGATTCCAAAGAACGGCGTGGAAGTGCTGTGGAATCACATCACCCGTTACCACGGCGGCAACCTGCGCCGCATCATCACCCAGGCCACGCCGCAGACCAACGGCAGCTACACGCCGATCCGCTTCGAAGAGGAAGTGGCGGTGCCCCAGGCCATTCCCGATATCGATCAGGCCAAGGCAGCCAACGTACTGAGCTACTTCAAGCAATCGGTCACGGCGCCCGCGCGGCTGGCCGGCAACGTGCTGCTGGTGCACGAAACCCTCGACCAGGTGAAAGAGCCACGCCTGGCCTGGATCTACAACGCCGGCCAGCGCCGCGTGCGCCGCGCGCCGCAGGTTTCCTATGACGGGCCGGGCACCGCCTCCGACGGCCTGCGCACCACCGACAACTTTGACATGTTCTCCGGCGCGCCCGACCGCTATGACTGGAAACTGGTGGGCAAGAAGGAACTGTACATCCCCTACAACAGCTACAAGCTCGATTCGCCGAGCCTCAAGTACGACGACATCATCAAGGCCGGGCATATCAACCAGGACCTCACCCGCTATGAGCTGCATCGCGTCTGGGAAGTGGTCGGCACCGTCAAGCCGAGCGAGCGGCATATCTACGCCAAGCGCCATATGTACATCGACGAAGACAGCTGGCAGGTCGCCCTGGTGGACCACTACGACGGTCGCGGCCAACTGTGGCGCGTCGCCGAAGGCCACGCCCAGTTCTACTACGACCACCAGGTGCCGGCCTACACCGTGGAAACCCTGTACGACCTGATCGCCGGGCGCTACATCGCCCTGGGCATGAAGAACGAGGAGAAGAGCAGCTTTGTGTTCGGCTTTGCCGCCAAGGCAGCCGACTACACCCCGGCCGCGCTCAGGTCCGAAGGCGTGCGCTGA